The Caloenas nicobarica isolate bCalNic1 chromosome Z, bCalNic1.hap1, whole genome shotgun sequence genome has a segment encoding these proteins:
- the KIF24 gene encoding kinesin-like protein KIF24, with the protein MASCLYECLCEAELEKYYPHFAAFGLQKIDELAKVSMKDYTKLGVHDMNDRKRLFQLIRIIKIMQEEDVAGLSKEDFQPSDLFIQPRVTRSGPRRQLRFESFFEENDSTVKNSESQSCSSPDFSANEEKNSGGEMLGHIQPHNSELIRLTRRDLNTPATSTRKDLSCPTVSDDIASLLGDSEAPIIQKITHISGYNYGLPRSCVRPGTSEKDTPWTESEKIRVCVRKRPLGLREERRGEVNIITVKDKETLLLHEKKEAVDLTQYILQHVFYFDEVFGESCTNQDVYMKTAHPLIQHIFNGGNATCFAYGQTGAGKTYTMIGTHRNPGLYALAAKDIFGHLEASQSRKDLHVLISFYEIYCGQLYDLLNGRKRLFAREDGKHVVQIVGLREVQVDSVDLLLEVILKGGKERSTGATGVNSDSSRSHAIIQIQIKDAANRTFGRISFIDLAGSERAADARDSDRQTKMEGAEINQSLLALKECIRALDQEHAHTPFRQSKLTQVLKDSFIGNSKTCMIANVSPSHTATEHTLNTLRYADRVKELKKGIKCSTPVTNRRRTAGNVSPKCVQNSHSLPAGEKSSPKKAKPGLQHPSSATKTKACPAALQLPSVPFSSTPRGINKGRAYKGNTSSPWFHHTTPVKGVLWVAHPLKKKADDLSPQSENNPTAKDFIVKNAAMAETKESGQRDKYMQDRPPVQCLKVQTVQPVQKQLVSRDDISFGDGNLPSKGRQEWGNAFAKQCVETWTNVPPFQKEREEHLRLYHQQFQQPPILQQKLNYQPLERFLTEYKPQEIQVKPELSLTLTELQSKEGMQLEDLDDSDFSEDSFSPVCSQSVKSRNTNECSQHSFFLHQREIETEEEQKGQKRQDLFFKYAVPMQEHELDDSWDYSEGSPKREESIENAGCSKTPSEWSYDLTIEPSPRNTAEKPYCLQEDPACKWKNGKDFLADNKQYKSKRRSLVYSSEATLTPEKGGPNTYVSPVLRSGTSDCKELDLQHKEKEQFTLDRQAALAGDIKQKVQKNGFNHCGSSSCSSEFTSELMAPLTVSVLDYEETTDTEKVSSNQEKSPRVKQVLDRNVHGSQNRFEDEGWQCTRSRALTDSMLDLGEQTRRGGRHCARLHSPQSGDKWLSPTCCGVKPCCCLLGPGSSKQGAAHSLFVRCDLAETSAAESTGSRGEREGGLFLSNSMCKEYSGGRQCDADVKDSTGNSGKSNSNQGPSLEPTAQEINADIPEKSYFSGVPCYVSVGNMDDTVQSPSQESSLLSQPKSLPALAALRNEDFSHSEDPAKSLLSNEEIVLLKTKLMQSTLTQETFAVDSGSTTKDNNPLANAKSPSGMSNSSFPSATSEMGKWQREALEKAQQAVIWAHRQQLDEMASLCFKEECLINQMSAMDFQNFVTKLDEVLVLKSKCIQTTRAQLQPYLASPGIDMSLQTPPPV; encoded by the exons ATGGCATCATGCCTTTATGAATGCCTTTGTGAGGCGGAACTTGAAAAATACTATCCTCATTTTGCTGCCTTTGGTCTTCAGAAGATTGATGAGCTTGCGAAAGTTTCCATGAAAGATTATACCAAACTAGGGGTCCATGACATGAATGACCGCAAACGACTCTTTCAGCTCATCAGAATAATCAAAATTATGCAAGAAGAAGATGTTGCAGGCTTAAGCAAGGAAGATTTTCAACCAAGTGACCTTTTCATTCAGCCTCGGGTGACCAGATCAGGTCCCCGTAGACAGCTGCGTTTTGAATCcttctttgaagaaaatgattCAACAGTTAAAAACTCTGAATCTCAGTCATGTAGTTCGCCTGATTTCAGTGCCAATGAAGAAAAGAACAGTGGAGGGGAAATGCTGGGACATATTCAACCACATAATTCAGAGCTGATCAGATTAACTAGACGAGATCTAAATACTCCTGCAACATCCACAAGAAAGGACCTGAGCTGTCCAACAGTTTCTGATGATATTGCTTCTCTCCTGGGGGATTCTGAAGCTCCCATCATACAAAAAATAACTCATATTTCAGGGTATAATTATGGACTACCTCGTTCCTGTGTCAG ACCCGGTACTTCTGAGAAAGACACTCCATGGACAGAGAGTGAAAAAATCAGAGTATGTGTCCGAAAACGTCCTCTAGGCCTGAGAGAGGAGCGACGTGGAGAGGTTAATATAATCACAGTGAAAGATAAAGAAACCCTACTTCTTCATGAGAAGAAAGAGGCAGTTGATCTCACCCAATATATTTTACAG catgttttttattttgatgaagTCTTTGGGGAGTCATGTACCAATCAGGATGTGTATATGAAGACAGCTCATCCTCTCATTCAGCATATTTTTAACGG AGGCAATGCAACCTGCTTTGCGTATGGACAGACTGGTGCTGGGAAGACTTACACTATGATAGGTACTCACCGGAACCCAGGACTCTACGCCTTGGCTGCCAAGGACATCTTTGGACACTTAGAAGCATCACAGTCAAGGAAAGATCTCCATGTTTTGATCAGTTTTTATGAGATCTACTGTGGACAGCTTTATGACCTGCtaaatggaaggaaaag gctttttgcGAGAGAAGATGGCAAGCATGTTGTTCAAATAGTCGGACTGCGGGAGGTTCAGGTGGACTCTGTAGATCTGCTGTTGGAG GTGATTttgaagggagggaaagaacGTAGCACAGGAGCTACGGGAGTCAACTCGGATTCCTCTCGATCTCATGCTATCATCCAGATCCAGATTAAAGATGCAGCCAACAGGACATTTGGAAG GATATCATTCATTGACTTGGCTGGCAGTGAAAGGGCAGCTGATGCCAGAGACTCAGATCGAcaaacaaaaatggaaggagCGGAAATAAACCAAAGTCTTTTAGCA cTAAAGGAATGCATCCGGGCATTGGATCAGGAACATGCGCATACTCCTTTCCGGCAAAGCAAATTAACTCAG GTGCTTAAGGATTCCTTCATTGGCAATTCCAAGACGTGTATGATAGCCAATGTATCACCCAGCCACACAGCTACAGAGCATACCCTGAACACTTTACGATATGCTGACAG GGTcaaagagctgaagaaagggATTAAATGTTCCACCCCTGTCACAAACCGGCGTCGTACGGCTGGAAATGTATCTCCAAAATGTGTCCAAAACTCTCACTCTTTGCCAGCTGGGGAAAAGAGCTCTCCAAAGAAAGCGAAGCCAGGCCTCCAGCATCCCTCAAGTGCTACAAAAACAAAGGCATGTCCTGCAGCACTCCAGCTACCCAGTGTCCCTTTTAGCTCTACTCCCAGGGGAATCAACAAAGGACGTGCCTACAAAGGAAATACCAGCTCACCGTGGTTTCACCACACCACCCCAGTGAAGGGAGTCCTATGGGTAGCACATCCCCTGAAGAAGAAAGCTGATGATCTGTCCCCCCAGTCTGAAAATAACCCCACTGCAAAGGATTTCATTGTCAAAAATGCTGCCATGGCAGAAACAAAAGAGAGTGGCCAGAGAGACAAGTATATGCAAGACAGACCACCTGTCCAGTGCCTGAAAGTCCAGACAGTGCAACCTGTACAGAAGCAGCTTGTTTCTAGAGATGATATATCCTTTGGAGATGGAAATCTGCCTTCCAAGGGCAGACAGGAATGGGGAAATGCCTTTGCTAAACAATGTGTTGAAACCTGGACAAATGTGCctccatttcagaaagaaagggaagagcatTTACGTCTTTATCACCAGCAGTTTCAGCAGCCACCTATTCTACAGCAAAAATTGAACTATCAACCTCTTGAGAGGTTTTTAACAGAATACAAACCCCAGGAGATTCAAGTGAAGCCAGAGCTGAGCCTTACTCTCACAGAACTACAGAGCAAAGAGGGTATGCAGCTAGAAGATCTGGATGACAGTGATTTCAGTGAAGATTCTTTCTCACCTGTCTGTAGTCAGAGCGTGAAAAGCAGAAACACCAACGAGTGCAGTCAACACTCGTTTTTCCTTCATCAAAGAGAAATAGAAACAGAGGAAGAGCAAAAAGGCCAAAAGCGAcaggatttgttttttaaatatgcagtaCCCATGCAAGAACATGAACTAGATGACAGCTGGGATTATAGTGAGGGCAGTCCAAAGAGAGAGGAATCTATTGAAAATGCAGGCTGCAGCAAAACTCCATCAGAATGGAGCTATGACTTAACTATTGAGCCCTCTCCAAGGAATACTGCAGAAAAACCTTACTGCCTGCAAGAAGATCCTGCTTGTAAATGGAAAAATGGCAAAGATTTCCTAGCTGATAACAAACAGTACAAATCCAAACGCAGATCTCTTGTTTACTCCAGTGAAGCCACCTTGACTCCAGAAAAGGGTGGTCCAAACACATATGTGTCTCCTGTACTGAGATCAGGAACGTCAGATTGCAAAGAGCTCGACCTCCAGCACAAAGAGAAGGAACAATTCACTTTGGATAGACAGGCTGCTCTTGCAGGAGACATAAAACAGAAAGTTCAAAAAAATGGATTTAACCATTGTGGATCTTCCAGTTGTTCATCAGAATTCACTTCTGAGCTAATGGCCCCTCTCACAGTATCAGTCCTTGACTATGAGGAAACAACTGATACAGAGAAAGTATCTTCTAACCAAGAGAAGTCCCCTCGTGTGAAGCAGGTGTTGGACAGGAACGTACACGGCTCCCAGAACAGGTTTGAGGACGAGGGCTGGCAGTGCACGAGGAGCAGAGCTCTGACGGACAGCATGCTGGACCTGGGGGAGCAAACGCGTCGTGGTGGAAGACACTGCGCCCGGCTGCATTCCCCACAATCAGGGGACAAGTGGCTGTCACCCACCTGCTGTGGTGTGAAGCCATGTTGCTGCCTTCTGGGCCCAGGCTCATCAAAGCAAGGAGCCGCTCACAGTTTATTCGTTAGATGTGACCTGGCGGAAACATCTGCAGCTGAATCCACAGGCTccaggggagagagagagggtgGTTTGTTTCTCAGTAACTCAATGTGCAAAGAATACTCAGGTGGCAGACAGTGTGATGCTGATGTTAAAGACAGTACTGGTAATTCAGGAAAATCTAACTCAAATCAAGGACCTAGTCTTGAGCCCACGGCTCAGGAAATAAATGCTGATATACCTGAAAAGAGCTATTTTTCAGGTGTACCGTGCTATGTCAGTGTGGGAAATATGGATGACACAGTCCAGTCCCCCTCTCAAGAAAGCAGCCTGTTGTCGCAGCCCAAGTCTCTGCCTGCTCTTGCAGCCCTGAGAAATGAGGACTTCAGTCATTCTGAAGACCCAGCCAAGTCATTGTTAAGCAATGAAGAAATAGTGTTGCTAAAAACCAAGTTAATGCAGAGTACTCTTACACAAGAGACTTTTGCTGTAGATTCAGGATCCACAACCAAAGATAATAACCCATTAGCAAATGCAAAGAGCCCCTCAGgcatgtccaacagcagctttccaagTGCTACATCAGAGATGGGGAAATGGCAGAGGGAAGCCCTGGAAAAGGCGCA ACAGGCTGTAATTTGGGCCCATCGGCAGCAGCTGGATGAAATGGCATCCTTGTGCTTCAAGGAAGAGTGCTTGATAAACCAGATGTCAGCAATG